In Spiroplasma chinense, a single window of DNA contains:
- a CDS encoding lipoprotein has protein sequence MKKLLSIFAATGLVASTTTTVVACSNEKISKFTLVEGATKEKIIEASGVVVKDGKLDKDYKETNLNEVFGGESELKYKGKIYGLVLDINTKDLASLFVESKKMMDDNEEGREGLPEFHGFSAKGNKGDKSFTLYLFKMDTTDLKEVEGKNDVYEGTVKFSNLFSYKVTL, from the coding sequence ATGAAAAAATTACTAAGTATATTTGCAGCTACTGGATTGGTAGCTTCTACAACTACAACAGTTGTGGCATGTAGTAATGAAAAAATATCAAAATTTACTTTAGTAGAAGGCGCAACAAAAGAAAAAATTATAGAAGCCTCAGGAGTTGTAGTAAAAGATGGAAAGCTAGATAAAGATTATAAGGAGACTAATTTAAATGAAGTTTTTGGAGGAGAAAGTGAATTAAAATACAAGGGTAAAATTTATGGTTTAGTTTTAGATATAAATACTAAAGATCTCGCATCATTATTTGTCGAAAGTAAAAAAATGATGGATGACAACGAAGAAGGTCGAGAAGGTTTACCGGAATTTCACGGATTTTCAGCTAAAGGAAATAAGGGTGATAAATCATTTACTCTTTATTTATTTAAAATGGATACTACCGACCTTAAAGAGGTTGAAGGTAAAAATGATGTATACGAAGGAACTGTTAAATTTAGCAATTTATTTAGTTACAAAGTAACTCTTTAA
- a CDS encoding TIGR04561 family membrane protein: protein MKQNNGTKFTVLDLDIPLLAILITFAIIGIIALVLFFVILFRKNRTYVFDKEQVNAKDFKRLEKFEQQRDDLELEIAKIKKLRKQAK, encoded by the coding sequence ATGAAGCAAAACAATGGAACAAAATTTACTGTTTTAGACTTAGATATACCATTACTTGCCATTTTGATTACTTTTGCAATAATAGGGATTATTGCGCTTGTTTTATTTTTTGTTATTCTCTTTAGAAAAAACAGAACTTATGTTTTTGATAAAGAACAAGTAAATGCAAAAGATTTTAAACGTTTGGAAAAATTCGAACAACAAAGGGACGATTTGGAGTTAGAAATTGCCAAAATTAAAAAATTAAGAAAACAGGCTAAATAA
- a CDS encoding MSC_0882 family membrane protein, producing MGWINLYNKSSENNNQQQNADNFNVNPQPQQQISGYPNASVMPQQNVFNETATYQKQLLENKNLSEPNYNPAMNYQDSGYEGIQNNINVYKNEVFAQENNPIQRNYNQTPSQLGQDNINNHYQNQQMYQSNAPMHVNQQMNNPAAMRMQRPMNPAYGNNQMYGQHPRGKRGPNNYYQDQYYEQEYLDFESPKPIDYGYYGNYEPSYTPVNGYSQQYQSQYSNPYNNNVNMGMPNYEQYQAYDQYNVNPQYNQAQYAGYSESYYGGNYEQGHLTPSNHYQQYERESYKKRMKQASIIPGQISKEIKSEKLRNAFLIMLGVVGIIIMSVMLAVYYNTTEASPKYMGIKKSEVMYPFFSIFFLLISVAFFGIGCADYGLLISSVRKYENELYMGKETIPFFITRNYCSFISRSVYINWIAFSTYIVGAISLGILYGLEALHEANKDKPIGFLFWSWPPLKSFKSDIIVNIIVLFSMLGAHIINIITTRSRKNNIIGYYGFEIIPQQQINDIRKKANRRCLIIFLVTLGIILFAIVIPWMIVRKKKGQSLKPWKSN from the coding sequence ATGGGTTGAATTAATTTATACAATAAATCTTCAGAAAATAATAATCAGCAACAAAATGCTGATAATTTTAACGTTAATCCACAACCTCAACAACAAATATCTGGTTACCCAAATGCGAGCGTTATGCCACAACAAAACGTTTTCAATGAAACTGCAACATATCAAAAACAATTATTAGAAAATAAAAATCTATCTGAACCTAATTATAATCCTGCTATGAACTATCAAGATTCAGGATATGAAGGAATACAAAATAATATTAATGTTTACAAGAATGAAGTTTTTGCCCAAGAAAACAACCCTATCCAAAGAAACTATAACCAAACACCTTCTCAACTAGGACAAGATAATATTAATAATCATTATCAAAACCAACAAATGTATCAAAGTAATGCACCAATGCATGTAAACCAACAAATGAACAATCCTGCTGCAATGCGTATGCAACGACCAATGAATCCAGCTTATGGAAACAATCAAATGTATGGACAACACCCAAGAGGTAAAAGAGGTCCAAATAATTATTACCAAGATCAATACTATGAACAAGAATATTTAGATTTTGAAAGTCCAAAACCTATAGATTATGGATATTATGGAAACTATGAACCAAGTTATACACCTGTAAATGGTTATTCACAACAATATCAAAGTCAATATTCAAATCCCTACAACAATAATGTAAACATGGGAATGCCAAATTACGAACAATACCAAGCATATGATCAATATAATGTAAATCCTCAATATAACCAAGCACAATATGCTGGATATAGTGAATCATATTATGGAGGGAATTATGAACAAGGTCATTTAACACCTTCAAATCATTACCAACAATATGAAAGGGAATCATACAAAAAACGTATGAAGCAAGCAAGTATTATTCCTGGCCAAATATCTAAAGAAATTAAAAGTGAAAAATTAAGAAATGCATTTTTAATAATGCTTGGAGTAGTTGGAATTATAATTATGTCAGTAATGTTAGCTGTTTATTATAATACAACTGAAGCTTCTCCAAAATATATGGGAATTAAAAAGAGTGAAGTAATGTATCCGTTCTTTTCAATCTTCTTCCTATTAATTTCAGTTGCATTCTTTGGAATTGGTTGTGCAGATTATGGTCTGTTAATATCAAGTGTTAGAAAATATGAAAATGAATTGTATATGGGAAAAGAAACAATTCCTTTCTTTATAACAAGAAACTACTGTTCATTCATTTCGAGAAGTGTTTATATTAACTGAATTGCTTTTTCAACTTATATTGTTGGAGCAATAAGTTTAGGTATATTATATGGTCTTGAAGCATTACACGAAGCAAATAAAGATAAACCAATTGGATTCTTATTCTGATCTTGACCACCATTAAAATCATTTAAATCAGATATTATTGTAAATATTATTGTTTTATTTTCAATGTTAGGTGCTCATATTATTAACATTATTACAACAAGAAGCCGTAAAAATAATATTATTGGTTACTATGGTTTTGAAATAATTCCTCAACAACAAATAAACGATATACGAAAAAAAGCAAACAGAAGATGTTTAATAATCTTTTTAGTAACATTAGGAATTATATTATTTGCTATAGTAATTCCTTGAATGATTGTAAGAAAGAAAAAAGGTCAATCACTTAAACCATGAAAATCAAATTAG
- the hemW gene encoding radical SAM family heme chaperone HemW: MKIKLDERKVKSLYVHIPFCEHICFYCDFVKTIKPKDPKTIDKYLNLLDEELKSYNDKLDNLQTIYIGGGTPSCLNAKQTEKMCKILQRYCKKDLVEYTIELNPESITKENLEIYKKYNINRLSIGVQTFDNDLLKKIGRIHDNSQAIEKYLLAREVGFDNISIDLMYNLFNQTKENVENDLKMIEKLKPDHISWYSLIMKENSVWGRRKLQLPENDELFDEVVNEGLTKLGYIRYEISNYQINGKASKHNISYWDNSLFVGVGVGATGFETIDGSYFLTVNKGSALEYTKEYEKLSLKDYYFQIIMMGLRMVEGIDLTDYINRNVFDHFKPVIEQNVEKGFLVIENDRLKCSKRGFDIMNEILIDFLD, encoded by the coding sequence ATGAAAATCAAATTAGACGAAAGAAAAGTTAAGAGTTTATATGTTCACATTCCTTTTTGTGAACATATTTGCTTTTATTGTGACTTTGTAAAAACAATAAAACCAAAAGATCCAAAAACAATTGATAAATATTTAAATTTATTAGATGAAGAATTAAAAAGTTATAACGATAAACTTGATAATTTACAAACAATTTATATTGGTGGGGGAACACCAAGTTGTTTAAATGCAAAACAAACGGAAAAAATGTGTAAAATTCTACAAAGATATTGTAAAAAGGATTTAGTTGAATACACTATTGAATTAAACCCAGAATCAATTACAAAAGAAAACTTAGAAATTTATAAAAAATATAATATCAATAGACTAAGTATTGGAGTACAAACATTTGATAATGATCTTTTAAAAAAAATAGGTAGAATACATGATAATTCACAAGCAATAGAAAAATATCTTTTAGCAAGAGAAGTTGGTTTTGATAACATAAGTATTGACCTTATGTATAATCTTTTTAATCAAACAAAAGAAAACGTTGAAAATGATTTAAAAATGATAGAAAAATTAAAACCAGACCATATTTCTTGATATTCACTTATTATGAAAGAAAACTCAGTATGAGGAAGACGCAAGTTACAATTACCAGAAAATGATGAACTATTTGATGAAGTTGTAAACGAAGGATTAACTAAACTTGGTTACATTAGATATGAAATATCTAATTATCAAATCAATGGAAAAGCTTCAAAACACAACATCAGTTATTGAGATAACTCATTATTTGTTGGAGTGGGAGTAGGTGCTACTGGTTTTGAAACAATTGATGGAAGTTATTTTTTAACTGTAAATAAGGGTAGTGCTTTAGAATATACAAAAGAATATGAAAAACTATCACTTAAAGATTATTATTTTCAAATAATAATGATGGGATTAAGAATGGTTGAAGGAATAGATTTAACTGATTATATAAACAGAAATGTATTTGATCACTTTAAACCTGTTATTGAACAAAACGTAGAAAAAGGCTTTTTAGTAATTGAAAACGATAGATTAAAATGTTCAAAAAGAGGTTTTGATATTATGAATGAAATACTTATTGATTTTTTAGATTAA